A single window of Candidatus Neomarinimicrobiota bacterium DNA harbors:
- a CDS encoding acyl-CoA thioesterase, with translation MSKIKYRSTKDQFTHFSSMPTRWRDMDFRQHVNHAAYLTYLETSRLEFAHNFFDKTHTFIMVSLTVDYHNQLTHPAILTIGQKVVDVGNKSFKMLGAIFREEEVNPTVTTLATLVCFNYKTQVTCPVPQAIRERLNE, from the coding sequence ATGTCGAAAATCAAATACCGTTCAACGAAAGATCAGTTTACACATTTTTCTTCTATGCCGACCAGGTGGCGTGATATGGATTTCCGCCAACACGTCAATCATGCTGCTTACCTTACCTATCTGGAAACTTCACGACTGGAGTTTGCTCACAATTTTTTTGACAAAACCCACACCTTTATTATGGTATCTCTTACAGTTGATTACCATAACCAGCTTACCCATCCCGCCATTCTTACTATAGGACAGAAAGTGGTTGATGTGGGAAACAAGAGTTTCAAAATGCTGGGGGCCATATTCAGGGAAGAAGAAGTAAATCCAACTGTTACTACCCTTGCAACCTTGGTCTGTTTCAATTATAAAACGCAAGTGACATGCCCGGTTCCCCAGGCCATCCGAGAGAGGCTTAACGAGTGA
- a CDS encoding DUF5107 domain-containing protein has protein sequence MKQFNINFQIIALLSIIVIGCDKMDVSISEETRSIKTYPFSDPNPIPMLVKDSRLYPYHSFDGYSHEGKSQEWKVLKLENPFIEVTVLPEVGGKVWGAIDKSNGEEFIYRNEVMKFRNIALRGPWTSGGIEFNFGVIGHTPSTATPVDYTTRTNSDGSVSVIVGSMDLPSRTHWRVEINLQKDRSSFETKALWYNPTAHTQPYYNWMTAAAFARDDLEVVFPGNQYLKHSGEVKSWPVDNKGRDLSFYDNNRFEGHKSYHVVGEQKDFFGGYYHDAEYGFGHWAPYEEMPGQKLWLWALSRQGGIWEDLLTDTDGQYIEFQAGRQFVQFSPSDHVNPIKKAGFEPHSSDSWSETWFPLKGTGGMDEASSLGAMGVKKEGDVIRVKVHSFKEKKGEVEVFSDGRKLLEEKVSFYPMVLKDFSVSVLGEKSYEVKVNELNLHYRSDRQSLRLKRPFSTDSEVLAGVPKTERTVNQGMEYLKARRYGMAREAFELVLADSPNHPGALKGMADLYFRSGQYPEGLNAVSKVLQLNTYDAEVNFMAGNLYRAVGDYTNAKESFGWAARSVGYRSAAYTQISEIALLEKNYDSAQIYATRAISYNDANTSALQVLALTARKRGDKQEAEKHLSRLLEIDPLHHFANLEKWFLRSSTNTWSSFIDLIQNEFAQQTILELAISYHNRGFKDEAVTLLEQARFKKENPLLLLWLSYLLEDKDALSAIGAIPPDFIFPYRRETIPVLQWTVEQGDDWKFVYYLALNLWGKGRNAEAIRLMESLGNEPDYGPFYISRVSLNKDLGTTNIENDIQRYFELDTNLWQGWLYVIQYYQSNNMWDRSYGLSQEAMKRFPNNFNVEITHARSLLFTGQHNDAAELLRSSKVLPSEHSRFSRQFYEWALIKKGLDHMKRSEYSDAVVALIKSKEWPENLGLGRPYDPDERLQDYLLGVSYERLGQKADSEAAYRVVMDYTGEHPDSNLLRTYLGYIVLMTKGESEAAASIEKIIDSRKSVESQWVSAIITSDIKKIKDLERSHSNLFQNFELKLLKEIIEIIS, from the coding sequence ATGAAACAGTTCAATATCAACTTTCAAATCATTGCCTTACTGTCAATTATTGTAATCGGATGCGACAAAATGGATGTCAGTATCAGTGAAGAAACGAGGAGTATAAAAACCTACCCTTTTTCAGACCCCAATCCCATACCTATGCTTGTGAAGGATAGTCGATTATATCCCTATCACTCGTTCGATGGTTACAGTCATGAAGGCAAATCTCAAGAATGGAAAGTGTTGAAACTTGAGAATCCTTTTATCGAGGTAACTGTCCTGCCGGAAGTTGGGGGCAAGGTGTGGGGTGCTATAGACAAATCAAATGGGGAAGAGTTCATCTATCGTAATGAGGTGATGAAGTTTCGGAATATCGCCCTACGAGGACCGTGGACATCTGGGGGTATTGAATTCAATTTTGGTGTCATCGGGCATACCCCTTCTACGGCCACACCTGTGGACTATACGACGCGCACCAATTCCGATGGCAGCGTGTCTGTTATTGTGGGTTCTATGGACTTGCCGTCAAGGACTCATTGGCGTGTTGAAATCAATCTTCAAAAGGATCGTTCCAGTTTTGAAACAAAGGCGTTGTGGTACAACCCAACAGCTCATACTCAACCCTACTACAACTGGATGACCGCTGCCGCATTTGCCCGCGATGATCTTGAGGTTGTATTTCCGGGTAATCAATATTTGAAACATAGCGGTGAGGTGAAATCTTGGCCGGTTGATAATAAAGGGAGGGACCTTTCTTTTTATGATAACAATCGTTTTGAGGGTCACAAGTCATACCATGTTGTAGGCGAACAAAAAGACTTCTTTGGCGGATACTACCATGATGCCGAGTACGGTTTTGGTCACTGGGCGCCTTATGAAGAAATGCCGGGTCAGAAGCTTTGGTTGTGGGCGCTTTCCAGGCAGGGTGGGATTTGGGAGGACCTTCTCACTGATACAGACGGACAATACATCGAATTTCAGGCCGGAAGACAGTTTGTTCAGTTTTCACCGTCAGACCATGTTAATCCAATCAAAAAAGCAGGCTTTGAACCGCATTCCTCAGACAGTTGGAGCGAAACCTGGTTTCCGCTAAAAGGAACCGGAGGGATGGATGAAGCATCATCATTGGGTGCCATGGGTGTTAAAAAAGAGGGCGATGTGATCCGGGTTAAAGTTCACTCTTTTAAGGAGAAGAAAGGTGAGGTAGAAGTTTTCAGTGATGGGCGGAAACTGTTAGAAGAAAAAGTTTCATTCTATCCTATGGTGCTCAAGGACTTCTCTGTTTCGGTTCTTGGTGAAAAGTCTTATGAAGTAAAAGTCAATGAATTGAATTTACACTACAGATCTGACCGGCAGAGTCTTCGTCTGAAGCGCCCCTTTTCAACAGACTCTGAAGTATTAGCCGGTGTTCCTAAAACGGAAAGAACGGTCAATCAAGGGATGGAATATCTGAAAGCCCGGCGTTACGGGATGGCCCGGGAAGCTTTTGAACTGGTCCTGGCCGACAGTCCGAACCACCCGGGTGCTCTAAAAGGGATGGCAGATCTCTATTTTAGAAGTGGACAGTATCCTGAAGGTTTGAATGCTGTTTCTAAAGTTCTTCAACTCAACACTTATGATGCGGAAGTGAACTTTATGGCCGGCAATCTCTACAGGGCTGTGGGCGATTACACAAATGCGAAAGAATCCTTCGGTTGGGCGGCACGATCCGTTGGATACCGGTCAGCGGCCTATACACAAATAAGTGAAATCGCTCTTTTGGAAAAGAATTATGATTCTGCTCAGATCTACGCCACAAGAGCGATTTCTTACAATGACGCAAATACATCAGCACTACAGGTGCTGGCCCTTACCGCCAGAAAGAGGGGGGATAAACAGGAAGCTGAAAAGCATCTATCCAGGCTGCTGGAGATTGATCCTCTGCATCATTTTGCCAATCTTGAAAAGTGGTTTCTTAGATCATCCACAAATACCTGGAGTTCATTTATAGATTTAATCCAAAATGAGTTTGCTCAACAAACCATCCTTGAACTGGCCATTTCCTATCACAATAGAGGGTTTAAGGATGAAGCAGTGACATTGCTTGAACAAGCACGTTTCAAGAAAGAAAATCCTCTTCTTTTGCTCTGGCTTTCCTATTTGTTGGAGGATAAAGATGCGCTTTCAGCTATTGGGGCAATCCCTCCTGACTTTATTTTTCCCTACAGGCGAGAGACCATTCCCGTATTACAGTGGACCGTTGAACAGGGTGATGACTGGAAGTTTGTCTATTACCTGGCCCTGAACCTCTGGGGAAAAGGAAGGAATGCCGAAGCGATCAGACTGATGGAATCACTCGGAAATGAGCCTGATTATGGGCCATTTTACATCTCAAGGGTATCACTGAACAAAGATCTTGGTACAACTAATATTGAGAATGATATACAACGTTACTTTGAATTAGACACCAATCTGTGGCAAGGATGGCTTTACGTGATCCAGTATTATCAGAGTAATAATATGTGGGACAGATCCTATGGACTTTCTCAAGAGGCCATGAAGCGATTTCCGAACAATTTTAATGTAGAGATAACACATGCCCGATCTCTCTTGTTTACAGGTCAACATAATGATGCTGCGGAACTGCTGAGATCATCGAAGGTGCTTCCTTCAGAACATTCCCGTTTCAGCCGACAGTTTTACGAATGGGCCTTAATCAAAAAGGGCTTGGATCACATGAAACGAAGTGAGTATTCAGATGCTGTTGTTGCGCTGATAAAGAGCAAAGAATGGCCTGAGAATCTCGGTTTAGGTAGGCCCTATGATCCCGATGAGCGTCTTCAGGATTATTTACTTGGTGTCAGTTATGAGCGTTTGGGGCAGAAGGCTGATTCTGAAGCAGCGTACCGGGTTGTTATGGATTATACTGGAGAGCATCCAGATTCGAATCTTCTCAGAACTTATCTGGGATATATTGTTCTGATGACGAAAGGAGAGAGTGAGGCGGCAGCAAGCATCGAAAAAATAATTGATTCACGGAAATCTGTAGAATCACAATGGGTGAGCGCAATAATCACTTCTGATATAAAAAAAATAAAGGATCTCGAACGGTCACACTCCAATCTCTTCCAGAATTTTGAGCTGAAGCTACTTAAAGAAATTATTGAGATAATCAGCTGA
- a CDS encoding isopenicillin N synthase family oxygenase → MHFLTERLFSTLTADRRSGSSYLDLIGMEKAGQFDSIPIIDMSGWFSADNRSKGLVAEKVRNACLRSGFMYLRNHGMSQKVIANATKAAEDLFSLSLNTKLSIHDDNLGYYRGYIPIDGESTDPDNSGDLKEAFDVGLQIKIDDPQYPGYKRMSAPNLWPEDLPHFRSSVEAYFEAAMGLAKTLFRLFAVSLNLNENYFDSITDMPIAQMRLIHYPPNESTVSNEKLGIGTHTDYECFTLLIQDETGGLELMNAAGKWIDAPPIDDAIIVNIGEMMSRWTNGLFAATPHRVRNHPSADRISIPFFFATNYDTEIVCLESCYDDLNPPKFEPVMAGDYLEERLNSIYGSVAI, encoded by the coding sequence ATGCATTTTTTAACGGAGAGACTGTTCAGTACATTGACGGCAGACAGACGGAGTGGATCCTCATACCTTGATCTGATCGGTATGGAAAAAGCTGGACAATTTGACAGCATTCCTATTATAGATATGTCGGGGTGGTTTTCAGCAGATAATCGCTCCAAGGGATTGGTAGCTGAAAAAGTAAGGAACGCATGCTTAAGATCAGGATTTATGTATCTTAGAAATCATGGCATGAGCCAGAAGGTGATTGCGAATGCCACAAAAGCAGCAGAAGATCTTTTCTCTCTTTCGCTAAACACTAAACTGAGCATACATGATGATAATCTTGGATATTATCGTGGATATATTCCTATTGATGGCGAGAGTACCGACCCCGATAATTCTGGGGATTTGAAGGAGGCCTTCGATGTTGGGCTTCAGATAAAGATAGATGATCCACAATATCCTGGTTATAAACGTATGAGTGCGCCGAATCTCTGGCCAGAGGATTTGCCTCATTTCCGGAGTTCAGTGGAAGCATACTTTGAAGCCGCTATGGGCTTGGCTAAAACACTTTTCAGGCTTTTTGCTGTATCTCTTAACTTGAATGAGAATTACTTTGATTCCATTACAGACATGCCCATTGCTCAGATGCGTCTTATACATTATCCCCCTAATGAATCAACCGTTTCCAACGAAAAGTTGGGCATAGGTACACACACAGATTACGAATGTTTTACACTACTTATTCAGGATGAAACAGGGGGACTTGAATTAATGAATGCGGCAGGAAAGTGGATCGATGCTCCCCCTATCGATGACGCAATTATTGTCAACATAGGGGAGATGATGTCACGGTGGACCAACGGTCTATTCGCGGCAACGCCACACCGCGTTCGGAATCATCCATCAGCCGATCGCATTTCGATTCCTTTCTTTTTTGCTACAAATTATGATACGGAGATTGTTTGTTTGGAAAGTTGCTATGATGATTTGAACCCTCCCAAATTTGAACCTGTTATGGCTGGTGATTATCTTGAGGAGCGACTGAATTCCATATACGGATCTGTCGCAATCTGA
- a CDS encoding thiamine pyrophosphate-binding protein, translated as MTESTRHGGHKVADVLLKFGTEHIFTLCGGHISPILVASKEKGISVIDVRHEVTAVFAADAVTRLSDKPGVAVVTAGPGLTNTITAVKNAQMAQSPVILIGGATATVLKGKGALQDIDQMALLRPHVKWAGSVNRVRDIDAVIDKAFEQAYKGVPGPVFIEFPVDLLYPESVIREWYGLTSGKGSNPLEKFYLNWHLKRLFGDNARSDFSHQEITAPQPRQDHAQKAARMVEAANSPLMLVSSQAMLSAEAVPALRDAILKLGIPTYLSGTARGLLGQDDGIFFRHRRSDALKQADLIMLAGAPFDFRLAYGRKIPRSTPVVSINRSKQDLNLNRKPDLGILADPAVTIQSIADISKKNSGGWEDWLVHLKELGNEREKEIEQQAVESTGNLNPINLLKKLDSHLSRKTVLVADGGDFVATASYIVSPRGPLAWLDPGPFGTLGVGAGFALGAKICRPDSDVWIIYGDGSVAYSLAEFDTFTRHKLPVIALVGNDAGWAQIKREQVDIFQNDVATLLTHTDYHVAAEGYGGKGFLLDSIENLEKVCKDSLSISRSGQPVLINAILGETDFRKGSISI; from the coding sequence ATGACTGAATCAACCCGGCATGGCGGGCATAAAGTTGCTGACGTTCTCCTAAAATTTGGTACCGAGCATATTTTCACTCTGTGCGGCGGCCATATCTCCCCTATTCTGGTGGCTTCTAAGGAGAAAGGGATATCAGTTATCGATGTTCGACATGAAGTCACTGCGGTTTTCGCAGCTGATGCGGTAACAAGACTCTCTGATAAACCTGGTGTTGCAGTAGTAACAGCCGGACCAGGCCTGACCAATACCATTACAGCAGTTAAAAATGCCCAAATGGCTCAATCACCTGTCATCCTTATCGGTGGCGCCACGGCCACTGTTTTAAAGGGTAAAGGAGCCCTTCAGGATATTGATCAGATGGCCCTGCTACGACCTCACGTAAAATGGGCCGGTTCAGTTAATCGTGTCCGGGATATAGATGCGGTTATAGATAAAGCATTTGAACAAGCCTATAAAGGGGTACCGGGACCCGTTTTTATTGAATTCCCTGTGGATCTTCTTTATCCAGAATCGGTGATCCGAGAATGGTACGGCCTAACTTCAGGGAAAGGGAGCAATCCCTTAGAAAAATTTTACCTTAATTGGCATCTCAAGAGACTTTTTGGTGATAATGCTCGTTCAGACTTCTCACACCAAGAGATAACTGCTCCACAGCCGCGGCAGGATCACGCACAAAAAGCTGCCAGAATGGTTGAAGCTGCTAATAGTCCACTCATGCTGGTGAGCAGTCAGGCAATGCTGTCGGCAGAGGCTGTGCCAGCGCTACGGGATGCTATCTTGAAACTGGGAATTCCTACCTATTTAAGCGGAACGGCTCGAGGACTTTTGGGACAAGATGACGGTATTTTCTTCAGACACCGACGATCGGATGCCCTGAAACAGGCCGATCTCATTATGCTTGCGGGAGCTCCCTTTGACTTCAGACTGGCCTACGGGCGAAAAATTCCACGGTCTACCCCGGTAGTATCCATCAACAGAAGTAAGCAAGATCTCAATTTGAACAGGAAACCGGACTTGGGCATTCTGGCCGATCCGGCCGTGACTATCCAGTCCATTGCTGATATCAGTAAAAAAAACAGCGGTGGCTGGGAAGATTGGTTAGTTCACCTAAAGGAGTTGGGGAATGAACGGGAAAAAGAAATTGAGCAACAAGCTGTGGAATCTACAGGCAATTTGAATCCCATAAATCTCTTGAAAAAATTGGATAGTCATCTTTCAAGAAAAACAGTGTTAGTGGCCGATGGTGGCGACTTCGTCGCCACTGCTTCATACATCGTCTCTCCCCGGGGCCCACTGGCTTGGCTCGATCCGGGCCCTTTTGGAACACTTGGCGTTGGTGCTGGATTTGCTCTTGGTGCGAAAATTTGCCGGCCCGATTCTGATGTCTGGATCATCTATGGAGATGGATCAGTAGCCTATAGCCTTGCTGAATTCGACACATTCACCCGCCATAAACTTCCCGTTATCGCATTGGTAGGAAATGATGCAGGCTGGGCTCAAATCAAACGGGAACAGGTAGATATATTCCAGAATGATGTTGCCACTTTACTTACCCACACAGATTATCATGTTGCCGCCGAAGGATATGGCGGAAAGGGATTTTTATTGGATTCCATTGAAAACCTGGAAAAGGTTTGTAAGGACAGTCTGAGTATTTCGCGAAGCGGTCAACCTGTACTCATCAATGCTATTTTGGGAGAAACAGATTTTAGGAAAGGTTCAATCTCTATTTAA
- a CDS encoding DUF1684 domain-containing protein: MVVEQGWTPRNTKCTSHPYKSGWWHTVIFMPIFNPVKVLTPMVKPISSTYRYFLFSCLLLISCEKTMVADPNYEKEVMDFRQSRVKFLKSGKGYLNLVGLYWLKEGENSIGSGSDNDLIFPQEFPENFGVAIKSGESIKFDYSQPVTHNDQEDRSSLTFLLDERPNLFSWKSFQWFILESGGNYAVRLRNFENPVLKKPLNLNFYPVDNDWRIMGQYEAYPETRTRTITNIRDIEYDQQAPGIITFKRNGNKYGLEPNTSGESMSVIFMDGTTGEETFPGGRFLLLDEPDDQGNIILDFNKALNFPCAFNAFTTCPIPPERNRLTFLVEAGEKAYDH, translated from the coding sequence ATGGTGGTTGAACAAGGATGGACACCTCGCAATACAAAATGCACTTCTCATCCTTATAAGTCAGGCTGGTGGCATACAGTAATTTTCATGCCTATATTTAATCCAGTTAAGGTTCTAACACCCATGGTTAAGCCAATCAGCTCAACATATCGATATTTTCTTTTTTCTTGCCTCCTCCTTATCTCCTGTGAAAAGACAATGGTTGCGGACCCCAATTATGAAAAGGAGGTTATGGACTTTCGCCAGAGCCGGGTGAAATTTCTTAAATCGGGAAAAGGTTACCTCAACCTGGTGGGGCTTTACTGGCTAAAGGAGGGTGAAAACAGTATTGGCTCCGGCTCGGACAATGATTTGATCTTTCCACAGGAATTCCCGGAGAACTTCGGAGTCGCCATTAAATCAGGAGAGTCTATAAAGTTTGACTACTCACAACCGGTTACTCACAATGATCAGGAAGATCGGTCAAGCCTCACATTCTTGCTGGATGAACGTCCAAATCTGTTCTCATGGAAGTCGTTTCAATGGTTCATTCTAGAGAGCGGTGGGAATTATGCGGTGAGATTGAGAAATTTCGAGAACCCTGTTCTAAAAAAACCGCTGAACTTGAACTTCTATCCCGTTGATAACGACTGGCGAATCATGGGACAATATGAGGCATATCCTGAAACCAGAACACGAACAATTACCAATATAAGGGATATCGAATATGATCAACAGGCGCCGGGTATAATAACGTTCAAAAGAAACGGAAATAAATACGGCCTGGAACCCAATACCAGCGGTGAATCAATGTCTGTCATTTTCATGGATGGAACTACCGGCGAGGAGACGTTCCCCGGTGGTCGATTTCTTTTACTTGATGAACCTGATGATCAAGGAAATATAATTCTCGATTTCAACAAGGCGTTAAACTTCCCCTGTGCCTTTAACGCTTTTACCACCTGCCCCATCCCGCCTGAAAGAAACAGACTTACTTTTTTAGTAGAAGCTGGAGAAAAGGCATACGATCATTGA
- a CDS encoding M24 family metallopeptidase: MRNRLCLKTISLALLVQFAQGEMPKVLSMKERAEVRDRWLKDRVETVLPDLLRREKIDMWLIIAREYNEDPVIRTMLPGTWLNARRRTILVIYDPGKNKPLETLAVARYDVGEVFKKAWEKEKQPDQWKRLAELIAERDPKKIAVNRSENYGLADGLASTEYEALNAALAPKYKKRIISGEKLAVGWLETRTSGEMVVYERICRIAHEIIKEGFSEKVIQPGVTSTDDVVWWYRERIRELKLVTWFHPTVDIQRAETGSFDFLTTFSKTDRPQNVIMSGDVLHVDFGITYLGLNTDTQEHAYVLRKGETDVPEYLKKALAAGNRLQDILTGNFKVGRSGNDVLKRSLDQAKQERIKPMIYTHPIGFHGHAAGTTIGMWDSQGGVPGHGDYPLHANTAYSIELNAKVQVEEWGKEVAIMLEQDAFFNGETVQYIDGRQTEWILIP, translated from the coding sequence ATGAGAAACAGACTATGCCTAAAAACGATTTCTTTGGCACTTTTGGTGCAGTTTGCTCAAGGGGAGATGCCGAAGGTCCTATCAATGAAGGAAAGGGCTGAAGTTAGGGACCGATGGTTAAAAGATCGGGTGGAGACAGTTCTCCCTGACCTGCTTCGCCGGGAGAAGATAGATATGTGGCTCATTATTGCACGGGAGTACAACGAAGACCCGGTCATAAGAACCATGCTTCCAGGTACCTGGCTCAATGCCCGCCGGCGCACAATCTTAGTGATCTATGATCCAGGAAAAAATAAACCGTTGGAAACGCTAGCTGTGGCACGGTACGATGTAGGGGAGGTTTTTAAAAAAGCGTGGGAAAAGGAAAAACAGCCGGACCAGTGGAAACGCCTTGCTGAGCTTATTGCTGAACGGGATCCCAAAAAGATAGCGGTGAATCGGTCTGAAAATTATGGACTGGCTGACGGCCTTGCCTCTACTGAATATGAGGCGCTGAATGCAGCCCTGGCTCCCAAATATAAGAAGAGAATAATTTCCGGAGAGAAACTGGCTGTGGGGTGGCTGGAAACCCGGACATCAGGCGAAATGGTTGTTTACGAACGGATATGCAGGATTGCACACGAAATCATTAAAGAAGGCTTCTCGGAAAAAGTGATTCAGCCCGGCGTCACCAGTACAGACGATGTGGTTTGGTGGTATCGAGAGCGAATACGGGAACTAAAGCTGGTCACCTGGTTTCATCCTACAGTTGACATTCAGAGAGCTGAGACAGGTTCTTTTGATTTTCTCACCACCTTTTCCAAGACAGATCGGCCACAAAATGTCATTATGTCCGGTGATGTATTGCACGTTGATTTTGGCATTACTTATCTTGGCTTGAACACAGATACCCAAGAGCACGCCTATGTCTTGAGAAAAGGGGAGACTGATGTTCCTGAATATCTAAAAAAAGCACTTGCAGCCGGGAACCGATTACAGGACATACTGACTGGTAACTTTAAAGTGGGTCGAAGCGGGAACGATGTACTAAAAAGGTCTTTGGATCAAGCGAAACAGGAAAGGATCAAGCCTATGATCTACACTCATCCAATTGGCTTTCACGGCCATGCTGCCGGGACCACTATCGGCATGTGGGATTCCCAGGGGGGTGTCCCGGGACACGGTGACTACCCGCTTCATGCCAATACAGCCTACTCCATTGAACTGAATGCCAAAGTTCAGGTAGAAGAGTGGGGCAAAGAAGTAGCTATCATGCTAGAACAGGATGCATTTTTTAACGGAGAGACTGTTCAGTACATTGACGGCAGACAGACGGAGTGGATCCTCATACCTTGA
- a CDS encoding alpha/beta fold hydrolase yields the protein MEVVITPDNRFHDLKDYPFEPNYLSCDGVQMHTVDEGDNDNEVVLMLHGEPTWSFLYRKMIPIVRDAGFRVVAPDFIGFGKSDKPVDKSVYTYQQHVDWMAAFLRKLDLKNITLFCQDWGGLIGLRLAAEHEHRFKRIVAANTTLLTGDLKMPKAFLIWQNFSQKVKLFSASRIVNRGTVNKIDESAKKGYDAPFPSEKYKAGARIFPTLVPTKPTDPATVPNRAAWEILKRWEKPFLTAFSDSDPITRGGESYLKKVIPGARDQDHVIIKGAGHFLQEDKGEELGKLVVDFISRN from the coding sequence ATGGAAGTAGTAATAACGCCTGATAACCGGTTCCATGATTTGAAGGATTATCCCTTCGAACCCAATTATTTATCTTGTGATGGGGTTCAAATGCATACAGTGGATGAAGGAGATAATGACAATGAAGTGGTTCTGATGCTCCACGGAGAGCCGACCTGGTCATTCCTGTATAGAAAGATGATCCCCATTGTAAGAGATGCCGGTTTTAGGGTCGTGGCTCCGGATTTCATCGGTTTTGGAAAATCGGATAAGCCAGTGGATAAGAGTGTTTACACCTATCAGCAGCATGTAGACTGGATGGCCGCTTTTCTTCGCAAATTGGATCTGAAAAATATTACTCTCTTTTGTCAGGATTGGGGCGGTCTTATCGGACTACGCCTTGCTGCTGAACATGAGCACCGGTTCAAGAGGATTGTGGCAGCCAATACAACACTGCTAACAGGTGACCTGAAGATGCCCAAGGCATTTTTAATCTGGCAGAATTTTTCACAGAAGGTGAAATTATTTAGCGCCAGTAGGATTGTAAACAGGGGTACTGTAAACAAAATTGACGAGTCAGCGAAAAAAGGGTATGATGCACCCTTCCCATCAGAGAAATACAAGGCGGGTGCACGTATTTTTCCTACACTGGTGCCTACAAAACCGACAGATCCTGCCACAGTGCCAAACCGTGCGGCGTGGGAAATACTGAAAAGGTGGGAAAAGCCGTTCCTGACCGCTTTCAGCGATTCCGATCCTATTACAAGGGGAGGCGAAAGTTATCTGAAAAAAGTAATTCCCGGCGCGAGAGATCAGGATCACGTCATTATTAAGGGTGCTGGCCATTTCCTTCAGGAGGACAAGGGAGAAGAACTGGGCAAGCTGGTGGTGGATTTCATTTCCCGGAATTAG
- a CDS encoding M20/M25/M40 family metallo-hydrolase, translated as MAIIIRSYKFYYLLAIVGFFLIPHLKAGDSVKPDRKYVKEIKKLADHPKIKKAFKRVVELESTTHNNLIYLTEIPAPPFKESVRAKAFADLLRNAGADEVIIDEEGNVVARRDGTGEKTVLIEGHLDTVFPEGTDVTVRTHGDTLFAPGIGDDTRGLSLIVTLLQAVIDADIRTDATLYFAGTVGEEGLGDLRGVKHLFNSDKISVDSYIAVDGGGLDRIVTTAVGSHRYRVTFKGPGGHSWGAFGLVNPHHALGRAIEYFSEEADPYSRSPGKKVSYNVGRIGGGTSVNSIPFESWMEVDMRSESPERLQKMDDIFQKTIQKALKDQNTLGRTDAQMTVDMHMVGDRPAGTTDEKSPLVQRAMASILYLGSTPRLGSGSTNSNIPFSKNISAITIGRGGTGRHGHSLNEWWLNKDGHLAIQNALLILISQAGGIQ; from the coding sequence ATGGCAATCATTATACGATCTTACAAGTTTTATTATCTCTTGGCTATTGTAGGGTTTTTCTTGATCCCACACCTCAAAGCAGGTGATAGTGTCAAACCGGATCGAAAATATGTAAAGGAAATCAAGAAACTTGCTGATCATCCCAAAATAAAGAAGGCCTTTAAAAGGGTCGTCGAACTTGAGTCTACAACGCACAACAATCTTATTTATCTTACTGAAATACCAGCACCACCGTTCAAGGAATCTGTCAGGGCCAAAGCTTTTGCCGATCTGTTGAGAAATGCAGGAGCGGATGAAGTTATTATCGATGAAGAGGGCAATGTTGTGGCAAGGCGAGACGGAACGGGTGAAAAAACGGTCCTTATTGAAGGACATCTTGATACTGTTTTCCCAGAAGGCACAGATGTAACAGTAAGAACACACGGTGACACACTTTTTGCGCCCGGCATTGGCGATGATACCAGGGGACTGTCTTTAATCGTTACCCTGCTCCAAGCTGTTATTGATGCTGATATAAGAACAGATGCAACACTCTATTTCGCCGGCACTGTTGGAGAAGAGGGTTTAGGCGACTTAAGGGGTGTTAAACATCTGTTTAACTCAGACAAGATATCTGTTGACAGTTATATCGCCGTTGACGGTGGTGGTCTTGATCGCATAGTTACCACCGCTGTAGGGTCTCACCGATACAGGGTAACATTCAAAGGTCCTGGAGGACATTCTTGGGGTGCCTTTGGACTTGTAAATCCACACCATGCCCTGGGCCGTGCCATTGAATATTTTTCTGAAGAAGCTGACCCGTACAGTCGCTCTCCGGGAAAAAAGGTTAGTTATAATGTTGGTCGTATCGGCGGAGGCACATCCGTCAATTCAATTCCGTTCGAATCTTGGATGGAAGTGGATATGAGATCTGAAAGTCCTGAACGTCTTCAAAAAATGGATGATATTTTTCAAAAAACCATTCAGAAAGCACTGAAAGACCAGAACACCTTGGGGCGAACCGATGCTCAAATGACAGTAGATATGCACATGGTTGGAGACCGACCGGCAGGGACCACTGATGAAAAGAGCCCCCTAGTTCAACGAGCAATGGCGAGTATACTTTATCTTGGCAGTACTCCCCGGCTGGGTTCCGGCTCTACCAATTCGAATATCCCGTTTTCAAAAAATATATCAGCAATCACCATTGGACGAGGAGGCACCGGACGACATGGACACTCTTTGAATGAATGGTGGTTGAACAAGGATGGACACCTCGCAATACAAAATGCACTTCTCATCCTTATAAGTCAGGCTGGTGGCATACAGTAA